The genomic window GGTCAGGGTGATCGGCAGGCCGGCCTCCGCGCGGTCGTTGCGCATCAGCTGGTCGGGGTGGGCCACCCCCGTGGCGGCCATGCCGTAGGTCGGCTCCGGCGAATCGATGGAGTGCCCGCCGGTGACCGAGATGCCCGCCTCGGTGGCGACGTCGAGTCCGCCACGCAGAACTTCGCTCATCAGCTCCGTGGGCAGCACGTCGCGCGGCCAGCCCAGCAGATTGATGGCGGTCACCGGGGTCCCGCCCATGGCGTAGACGTCAGACAGCGCGTTGGCGGCGGCGATGCGGCCCCAGTCGTAGGCGTTGTTGACCACCGGAGTGAAGAAGTCCGCGGTGGAGATCACCGCGATGCCGTCGGCGATACGCACGGCCGCGGCGTCGTCGCCGTCGTCGAGCCCGACGATGACGTTGGGGTCTTGGACACCGGTCAATCCGCGCACGGCGTCTTCGAGCTCGCCGGGCGGAATCTTGCAGGCGCACCCGCCCCCGCTGGCGTAGCTGGTCATTTTGTAGGATTCGAGCAGTTCCGGTGTCATAAGTCCCACCTTAGTGTTTTCGCTCATTTTTTAAAGTGTTAATCTTTCCCGTGGAGGCGTACGTGTCCTGGTGGGCGCCCCGGTCTTCAAAACCGGTGAAGCCGAGTATCTCGGTTTGGCAGGTTCGATTCCTGTCCGTCTCCGCCAATCTTTTCCACCAGGAGGGCCCGTGAACGTCACCGATCCGCGCCGGCGTATCCCGCGCACCGACCAGCTGCTGGCCCTCCCCGAGGTCGTCGACGCGCCCCTGTCCGACAGCGCCGTCCGCAGCATCGTCGCCGAGGCCCAAGCCGCCGCCCGCGCCTTAGAGATCACCCCCGAGGCCGTCGTCGACCGCGTCCGGGCCCGCGTCACCGCCGCCCGCGCGACGTCCATGACGCCGGTGATCAACGCCACCGGCGTGGTCGTGCACACCAACATCGGCCGCGCCCCGCTCTCCCCGGACGCCCAGCGCGCGCTCATCGACGCCGCCGGATACGCCGACGTCGAAATGGATTTGCGCACCGGCCTGCGCTCCACAAACCGCGGCCTGGGGGCGAAGAGCGCCCTGCTCGCCGCCTGCCCCGGCGCGGAGGAC from Corynebacterium maris DSM 45190 includes these protein-coding regions:
- the selD gene encoding selenide, water dikinase SelD → MTPELLESYKMTSYASGGGCACKIPPGELEDAVRGLTGVQDPNVIVGLDDGDDAAAVRIADGIAVISTADFFTPVVNNAYDWGRIAAANALSDVYAMGGTPVTAINLLGWPRDVLPTELMSEVLRGGLDVATEAGISVTGGHSIDSPEPTYGMAATGVAHPDQLMRNDRAEAGLPITLTKPIGVGILNNRHKSTGENFPEAVELMTTLNRDAAQAAKDAGVKAATDVTGFGLLGHLYKMLRASGISATIDAAAVPKLDAAVRSIDEGFVSGGSRRNLDWVRPNVRAEGVDEDTLILLADAQTSGGLLVIGEVPGYPVIGETTAGDAGIVTVK